One Spirochaetota bacterium genomic region harbors:
- the leuS gene encoding leucine--tRNA ligase, producing MAERDYTFKEIESKWQKRWEDAGVFESRRDPKRKKYYLLEMFPYPSGRLHMGHVRNYSIGDLMARFKRMRGFNVLHPIGWDAFGLPAENAAIKGGIPPYRWTLDNIGHMKEQFRRLGVSYDWTREVATSDPDYYRWNQWMFCRMYEKGLAYKKKASVNWCPSCNTVLANEQVEDGLCWRCDSSVTQKELEQWFFKITDYADDLLKGHDELGDGWPERVVVMQRNWIGRSTGLTVNFRLETGGDFPIYTTRPDTVFGVTFMVIAPEHPLLDRVTNPEVRGFIERFKSQSLIDRLSEEKEKEGVDTGLKIINPFNGDIVPLYVGNFVLMEYGTGAIMAVPAHDTRDFVFAHKYGIPVKIVIDRPGEPLSVDTMDDAYVDDGLCINSGPFDGLWNGEAMAKIADFAEEKGFGKRAVTYRLRDWLISRQRYWGCPIPVVYCEKCGPALVPEGELPVVLPTEVEFRGDSRSPLTFMDDFINTTCPKCGGKARRETDTMDTFVDSSWYFAKFTSPKSREMFDREEVDHWMPVDQYIGGIEHACMHLLYARFFNMVLHDLGLVKCREPFTRLLTQGMVIKDGAKMSKSKGNIVDPDKIMEDYGADTARLFMLFASPPDKDLDWSDKGVEGCFRFIGRVWRIVSKYADRYTKEKPEPDAALTDALRSLRIELHRTVKIVTNDIEERMQYNTAIARMMELVNALYQLPVAEASTPDGAKVLSEIFDSLIPMLSPFVPHVAEEMWAMLGHGELLVDHPWPSYIEALSMREEIEIVFQVNGKNRSKAVVTPGIPNDEMEKLALGDQRIAEFTAGKRVVKVIVVPGKLVNIVVK from the coding sequence ATGGCGGAGCGCGATTACACGTTTAAAGAGATTGAATCTAAATGGCAGAAGCGCTGGGAAGATGCCGGGGTCTTCGAATCCAGGCGCGACCCCAAACGTAAGAAATATTATCTTCTCGAGATGTTTCCCTATCCATCGGGCCGGCTGCACATGGGCCACGTGCGCAATTATTCCATCGGCGATCTTATGGCGCGTTTCAAGCGCATGAGGGGGTTTAACGTGCTGCACCCGATCGGCTGGGACGCGTTCGGCTTGCCGGCCGAGAACGCGGCCATCAAGGGAGGCATCCCGCCGTACCGGTGGACGCTCGACAATATAGGCCACATGAAGGAGCAGTTCCGCAGGCTCGGCGTCTCCTACGACTGGACGCGCGAGGTCGCCACCAGCGACCCGGACTATTACCGCTGGAACCAGTGGATGTTCTGCAGGATGTACGAGAAGGGCCTCGCCTACAAGAAGAAGGCCTCGGTGAACTGGTGCCCCTCGTGCAACACGGTGCTGGCTAACGAGCAGGTGGAGGACGGCCTCTGCTGGCGCTGCGACTCGAGCGTCACACAGAAGGAGCTCGAGCAGTGGTTCTTCAAGATAACCGATTACGCGGACGATCTACTGAAAGGCCACGACGAACTCGGCGACGGCTGGCCCGAGCGCGTGGTCGTGATGCAGCGTAACTGGATCGGCCGTTCGACCGGTCTTACCGTAAACTTCAGGCTTGAGACCGGCGGGGACTTTCCCATATACACGACACGTCCCGACACGGTGTTCGGCGTCACCTTCATGGTGATCGCGCCCGAGCATCCGCTGCTGGACCGGGTGACAAACCCGGAGGTACGTGGGTTTATAGAGCGATTCAAATCGCAGTCCCTAATCGACAGGCTTTCGGAGGAGAAGGAGAAGGAAGGGGTCGACACCGGGCTCAAAATAATCAATCCCTTCAACGGCGATATCGTGCCGCTGTACGTGGGCAATTTCGTGCTGATGGAATACGGAACGGGCGCCATTATGGCGGTGCCGGCGCACGATACGCGCGACTTCGTCTTCGCGCATAAGTATGGAATCCCGGTAAAGATCGTGATCGACCGCCCGGGTGAGCCGCTATCGGTGGATACCATGGACGACGCCTATGTGGATGACGGCCTCTGCATCAACTCCGGGCCGTTCGACGGGCTGTGGAACGGGGAGGCTATGGCGAAAATAGCGGATTTTGCGGAGGAGAAGGGTTTCGGCAAGCGCGCCGTCACCTATCGTCTGCGGGACTGGCTGATCTCGCGACAGCGCTACTGGGGCTGTCCCATTCCGGTAGTCTACTGCGAAAAATGCGGCCCGGCGCTGGTGCCGGAGGGTGAATTGCCGGTGGTTCTCCCCACGGAGGTGGAGTTCCGGGGAGACTCGCGCTCGCCGCTTACGTTCATGGATGATTTCATCAACACCACCTGCCCGAAGTGCGGCGGGAAGGCGCGGCGCGAGACCGACACCATGGACACCTTCGTGGACTCGTCGTGGTATTTCGCGAAGTTCACCTCGCCGAAATCGAGGGAGATGTTCGACCGCGAGGAGGTCGACCACTGGATGCCCGTGGACCAGTATATTGGCGGCATCGAACACGCGTGCATGCACCTGCTCTATGCGCGCTTTTTCAACATGGTGCTCCACGACCTTGGGCTCGTCAAGTGCCGCGAACCGTTCACCAGGCTCCTCACCCAGGGAATGGTGATCAAGGACGGCGCCAAGATGAGCAAGTCCAAGGGGAACATCGTGGACCCCGATAAGATTATGGAAGATTACGGCGCGGACACCGCGCGGCTTTTCATGCTCTTCGCCTCACCGCCCGACAAGGACCTCGACTGGTCGGACAAGGGCGTGGAGGGTTGTTTCCGATTCATCGGCCGCGTGTGGCGCATCGTGAGCAAATATGCCGATCGCTATACCAAAGAAAAACCAGAGCCCGACGCCGCGCTTACAGATGCGCTCCGGTCGCTTCGAATCGAGCTCCATCGCACGGTGAAGATCGTGACCAACGACATCGAGGAGCGAATGCAGTACAACACCGCCATCGCCCGCATGATGGAGCTGGTGAACGCGCTCTACCAGCTCCCCGTGGCGGAGGCCTCCACGCCCGACGGAGCGAAGGTTCTGTCCGAAATTTTCGATTCGCTGATCCCGATGCTCTCCCCCTTCGTGCCGCACGTGGCCGAGGAGATGTGGGCCATGCTGGGACACGGGGAGCTCCTCGTCGACCATCCGTGGCCTTCCTATATTGAAGCGCTTTCGATGCGCGAGGAGATCGAGATCGTCTTCCAGGTAAACGGCAAGAACCGGTCGAAGGCGGTGGTCACTCCCGGCATCCCGAATGACGAGATGGAAAAGCTGGCGCTTGGCGACCAGCGGATCGCGGAATTCACCGCCGGCAAACGGGTCGTAAAAGTGATCGTGGTTCCGGGGAAGCTGGTCAATATAGTCGTCAAGTAA
- the cutA gene encoding divalent-cation tolerance protein CutA: MEKHVVVYCTTPSREVAVAIAESLVSGRLAACVNIVGGIHSIYTWKAELCREEECLMIIKTRGELFERLRETITSLHPYEVPEIIALPIAAGNTPYLNWIDESTG; this comes from the coding sequence ATGGAAAAGCACGTTGTCGTCTACTGCACCACGCCGTCCAGGGAGGTGGCGGTCGCCATCGCCGAATCACTGGTTTCCGGACGGCTCGCCGCATGCGTCAATATCGTCGGGGGTATTCATTCCATTTACACATGGAAGGCCGAGCTCTGCCGCGAAGAGGAGTGTCTGATGATAATCAAGACGCGCGGGGAGCTTTTCGAACGATTGCGTGAAACGATTACATCCCTGCACCCCTATGAGGTGCCCGAGATAATAGCCCTGCCGATTGCGGCGGGCAATACGCCGTATCTCAACTGGATCGACGAATCGACGGGCTGA
- the yedE gene encoding YedE family putative selenium transporter, with the protein MSSLTGFFGSKKGIVATGLFVGIVAAVLQKLGNPANMGICVACMERDIAGALGFHRAAVVQYIRPEIIGFVIGALVAAIAFREFRARSGSAPMVRFVLGFFAMIGALVFLGCPWRALLRLSGGDGNAIVGLAGLIAGVAIGVFLIKSGYSLGSSKKTYTVAGWIMPAIMIALLVLLLGNTVWGASKALLYPEPDKFAPFFSEMGPGSQHAPLFISLGAALVIGFLAQRTRFCTMGAIRDVILMRQMHLMWGVVALVIGALAANLALGQFNPGFAGQPVAHTAHVWNFGGMMLSGLAFALAGGCPGRQLFLSGEGDGDAAIFVMGMIVGAGFAHNFATASSPAGPGLWGPASVVAGLAACLVIGFTMRRTA; encoded by the coding sequence ATGTCATCACTCACCGGATTTTTCGGTTCGAAAAAGGGCATTGTGGCGACCGGCCTTTTTGTCGGAATAGTCGCGGCGGTTCTCCAGAAACTCGGCAATCCCGCCAACATGGGGATCTGCGTGGCTTGTATGGAGCGCGACATTGCGGGGGCGCTCGGGTTTCACAGGGCCGCGGTCGTACAGTACATCAGGCCCGAAATCATCGGTTTCGTGATAGGGGCGCTCGTTGCGGCGATCGCCTTCAGGGAATTCCGCGCCCGCTCGGGCTCGGCGCCGATGGTGCGCTTTGTGCTCGGTTTCTTCGCCATGATCGGCGCTCTTGTTTTTCTGGGCTGTCCCTGGCGTGCGCTGCTTCGCCTTTCGGGCGGGGACGGGAATGCAATCGTCGGCCTTGCGGGTTTGATTGCCGGGGTTGCGATCGGGGTTTTCTTGATAAAAAGTGGATACAGCCTGGGTTCGAGTAAAAAGACGTACACTGTGGCGGGCTGGATAATGCCCGCAATAATGATTGCCCTGCTTGTGCTCCTGCTTGGCAACACCGTCTGGGGCGCATCGAAGGCACTGCTGTATCCGGAGCCCGACAAGTTCGCCCCATTTTTCAGCGAGATGGGGCCCGGATCGCAGCATGCCCCGCTGTTCATTTCACTGGGAGCGGCACTCGTCATCGGATTTCTCGCGCAGCGCACGCGATTCTGCACCATGGGCGCCATCCGCGACGTCATCCTGATGCGCCAGATGCATTTGATGTGGGGTGTGGTCGCGTTGGTAATCGGCGCGCTTGCGGCAAACCTCGCGCTCGGCCAGTTCAACCCCGGTTTCGCGGGTCAGCCGGTTGCCCACACCGCCCACGTCTGGAACTTCGGCGGAATGATGCTCTCGGGTCTCGCCTTCGCGCTTGCGGGCGGTTGTCCCGGCCGTCAGCTTTTTCTTTCGGGTGAAGGCGACGGCGACGCGGCGATCTTCGTGATGGGAATGATTGTGGGGGCCGGTTTTGCGCACAATTTCGCCACGGCAAGCTCTCCGGCTGGTCCCGGACTCTGGGGCCCCGCGTCGGTGGTCGCGGGTCTTGCGGCCTGCCTTGTGATCGGTTTTACCATGCGCCGGACGGCTTGA
- a CDS encoding chloride channel protein yields the protein MRPGRFFTWRELADAQRGLLTRYASTDISKYISHIIFSVLLGVLAGAGAIVFHSLLEGTRHFFEYFNLRTYMGVDVNLIFIFPVIGAIVVAVMTRYLPAIARERDVTSVIKSVLFRNGFIPFKVTLFHFFAPIISIGSGAPLGPEGPAAKMGSGLGSLMAQIFRLNQREMRMYAVAGAGAAIAAVFNAPIAGVFFGIEVILLNDFKNQAMSSLVISSVVADVFSRAVLGNKHVFRIPQYSSGEVGDFPYFLLLAILCGAVSILFFQLRKGSSFLLVKKLGITNEFMKLVPAAALFGVVLLFFHQLYGIGYNTINEVLNHHYSLAFVLALLVLKLVFMALLLEAGFYGGTFAPSLMIGVLLGHSFAVLVNALFATSLDPVVFALVGMGGVLAGINAIPLTSILLVFEVTGDYHFILPLMFVSIIAYLVVIYVNKGGTYTLELMKEGIDVSKRGEMDLLGKIKVRELRKTNYDVVSHRTPFRKLTDILMHSTYGDVFVLNDRKELLGVISLRQVRQAIVSHELTELLIADDVTAEVPVVTEDDPVSFAMQKIEEYDLETIPVVKSEKNRSVTGVLTHRDIIQAYSRLLDAWTTDQFLTDSKPRGS from the coding sequence ATGAGACCGGGTCGGTTTTTCACCTGGCGGGAACTGGCAGACGCGCAACGCGGACTTCTTACGCGCTACGCGAGCACCGATATATCGAAGTACATCTCGCATATCATTTTCTCCGTACTGCTCGGTGTTCTCGCCGGCGCGGGGGCAATCGTCTTCCACTCACTGCTCGAGGGGACCCGCCATTTTTTCGAATATTTCAATCTTCGCACCTACATGGGAGTCGATGTCAATCTGATCTTCATATTCCCAGTCATAGGAGCAATAGTTGTGGCGGTGATGACGAGATATCTACCGGCGATCGCGCGCGAGCGCGACGTGACGAGCGTGATCAAGTCCGTGCTTTTTCGTAATGGATTCATCCCCTTCAAGGTTACGCTGTTCCACTTCTTCGCGCCGATCATCTCGATAGGGTCGGGTGCGCCGCTGGGGCCGGAGGGCCCCGCCGCCAAGATGGGGAGCGGCCTCGGATCGCTCATGGCGCAGATTTTTCGACTCAACCAGCGCGAGATGCGTATGTACGCCGTGGCGGGTGCCGGTGCGGCGATTGCGGCGGTGTTCAACGCCCCCATCGCCGGGGTCTTTTTCGGTATCGAGGTCATCCTCCTGAACGACTTTAAAAACCAGGCCATGAGCTCGCTGGTTATCTCCTCGGTGGTCGCGGACGTATTTTCCCGCGCGGTCCTGGGCAACAAGCACGTATTCAGAATCCCGCAATACTCTTCGGGAGAGGTCGGCGATTTTCCGTACTTCCTTTTGCTCGCGATTCTGTGCGGCGCGGTTTCGATTCTTTTTTTCCAGCTTCGCAAAGGTTCTTCGTTTCTCCTCGTAAAAAAGCTCGGCATCACAAACGAATTCATGAAGCTGGTACCGGCCGCGGCGCTTTTCGGGGTCGTGCTCCTTTTCTTTCACCAGCTTTACGGTATCGGCTACAACACTATCAACGAGGTCCTCAACCATCACTATTCCCTGGCTTTCGTGCTCGCGCTCCTCGTGCTCAAGCTGGTCTTCATGGCGCTTTTACTCGAAGCGGGTTTCTATGGCGGCACCTTCGCGCCTTCGCTCATGATCGGCGTTCTGCTTGGACACTCCTTCGCCGTGTTGGTGAACGCGTTGTTCGCGACCTCCCTCGATCCGGTCGTATTCGCGCTTGTGGGGATGGGAGGTGTACTTGCCGGCATCAATGCCATTCCGCTGACCTCGATACTCCTGGTGTTCGAGGTGACGGGCGACTATCACTTCATCCTGCCGCTCATGTTCGTCTCGATCATCGCCTACCTTGTTGTGATCTACGTCAACAAGGGGGGCACTTACACGCTCGAGCTGATGAAGGAAGGCATCGACGTTTCGAAGCGGGGGGAGATGGACCTCCTCGGGAAGATCAAGGTGCGCGAGCTTCGTAAGACAAACTACGATGTGGTGAGCCACCGCACACCGTTTCGGAAGCTTACTGATATACTCATGCACTCGACATACGGTGACGTGTTTGTGCTGAATGACAGGAAGGAGCTCCTCGGGGTCATATCCCTCCGGCAGGTGCGCCAGGCCATCGTGTCGCATGAGCTGACCGAGCTCCTTATCGCGGACGATGTCACCGCCGAGGTTCCGGTGGTCACCGAGGATGATCCCGTGTCGTTCGCCATGCAGAAAATCGAGGAATACGACCTCGAGACGATCCCCGTGGTGAAGTCCGAGAAAAACCGGTCGGTGACGGGCGTGCTGACGCATCGCGATATAATCCAGGCCTACAGCCGGCTTCTCGACGCGTGGACCACGGACCAGTTCCTGACGGATTCAAAGCCCCGCGGGTCATAG
- a CDS encoding peptidoglycan DD-metalloendopeptidase family protein, giving the protein MRIRKGSMVGIAVIICLLPCVPPAGGNTRGGDYFIIGANTAQKVRWEVSSSHGPNHTGFMAVDSDIDSSWRSARSESPQWLSVDFGAKRLLTKIVIVPGYRDNYRMLRNCTVQFIYNGEWFDFARVEFTGQSRRGIIARLAGRAGAGDRAEVDLGGVDASKFRILVPVDGMVDGQAAIAEVECFVGANSLRYFDGRLKGLCMPVRNALLPPNDAGYPNAQRAYRGGIHAGLDIYSAFAEGSYEAKPVDFTTAVYAADGGTVIRADWKYEALTPVQWKQQSEYTKSNPRTFVLRSFGGRQVWIDHGNGVVTTYNHLSEIDRRIVAGGKVSKGQRIGRIGNSGLLGEAEGEKYGAHLHFEIWVDGFYLGYGMALADVKKYFGWIFATAVQPGE; this is encoded by the coding sequence ATGAGGATTCGCAAAGGCTCCATGGTGGGGATTGCCGTGATCATATGCCTTCTGCCATGCGTACCGCCCGCCGGCGGCAACACGCGTGGCGGCGACTATTTCATCATCGGCGCGAACACCGCGCAAAAGGTGCGCTGGGAGGTGAGCTCGAGCCATGGCCCGAACCACACTGGGTTCATGGCGGTCGACAGCGATATCGACAGCTCGTGGAGGTCGGCGCGCTCGGAGTCGCCGCAGTGGCTCAGCGTCGATTTCGGGGCGAAGCGCCTGTTAACGAAAATCGTTATCGTCCCCGGGTACAGGGACAATTACCGCATGCTCCGTAATTGCACCGTTCAGTTCATATACAACGGCGAATGGTTCGATTTCGCGCGGGTGGAATTCACCGGGCAGTCGCGCAGAGGGATTATTGCGCGGCTTGCCGGGAGGGCGGGAGCGGGCGACCGTGCGGAAGTAGACCTGGGCGGGGTGGACGCGAGCAAGTTCCGGATTTTAGTGCCGGTTGACGGCATGGTGGACGGGCAGGCGGCGATCGCCGAGGTCGAGTGTTTCGTCGGCGCGAACAGCCTGAGGTATTTCGACGGCCGGCTGAAGGGGCTGTGCATGCCGGTGCGTAACGCCCTGCTTCCGCCGAACGACGCCGGATATCCGAATGCTCAACGGGCGTACCGCGGCGGGATCCATGCGGGGCTGGATATCTACAGTGCGTTCGCGGAAGGCAGCTACGAAGCGAAACCGGTCGATTTCACTACGGCCGTATACGCAGCGGACGGCGGGACGGTGATCCGGGCCGACTGGAAGTACGAGGCGCTCACGCCGGTCCAGTGGAAACAGCAGTCGGAGTATACCAAGAGCAACCCGCGCACCTTCGTGCTGCGCTCGTTCGGCGGCAGGCAGGTGTGGATCGACCACGGGAACGGTGTCGTAACCACGTATAACCATCTGTCGGAAATCGACAGGAGGATCGTCGCCGGCGGGAAAGTCTCCAAAGGTCAGCGTATCGGCCGCATCGGGAACTCGGGACTTTTAGGCGAGGCCGAAGGGGAGAAATACGGAGCGCACCTGCACTTCGAGATATGGGTCGACGGGTTTTACCTCGGTTACGGGATGGCGCTTGCGGACGTAAAAAAATACTTCGGCTGGATATTCGCCACAGCGGTGCAGCCCGGAGAGTGA
- a CDS encoding sulfurtransferase TusA family protein: MAYKLDMRGLSCPQPVFETKKKIEEMGSGALEVLVDSGTARDNVTRLAENKGWAVSIREQDGEYSLTLRK; encoded by the coding sequence ATGGCATATAAACTGGATATGCGCGGGCTTTCGTGCCCTCAGCCGGTCTTCGAGACGAAGAAAAAAATCGAGGAGATGGGTTCGGGCGCGCTTGAAGTGCTTGTCGATTCCGGAACGGCGCGCGATAACGTCACCCGCCTGGCCGAGAACAAGGGATGGGCGGTTTCGATCAGGGAACAGGACGGAGAATACTCGCTGACGCTCAGAAAATAA
- a CDS encoding PTS sugar transporter subunit IIA, with the protein MKRVSEYSNEKFVKKLKSKNKFKAIEELARLFDGAHVCADMDELVNALVEREKIMSTGIGLGLAIPHAKIKSVKDIAFAVGISKAGIDFDSIDGKPVHLIILVAAGDRQHKDYLTLLSKIMFILKDETRRSEIIHASNPAKIIDLLSIER; encoded by the coding sequence ATGAAAAGGGTCAGTGAATACTCGAACGAAAAATTCGTAAAGAAGCTCAAATCGAAAAACAAATTCAAGGCGATCGAGGAGCTCGCGCGGCTTTTTGACGGCGCCCATGTGTGTGCGGACATGGACGAGCTGGTCAATGCACTCGTTGAGCGAGAGAAAATAATGAGCACTGGGATCGGTTTGGGCCTGGCGATCCCGCACGCCAAGATCAAATCAGTAAAGGATATAGCCTTTGCTGTCGGCATTTCGAAAGCGGGAATCGATTTCGATTCAATCGACGGCAAGCCCGTCCATCTCATCATACTGGTCGCCGCGGGCGACCGCCAGCACAAGGATTACCTCACGCTGCTGTCCAAAATAATGTTCATTCTTAAAGATGAGACGCGGCGCTCCGAGATTATACACGCCTCGAATCCCGCGAAAATCATCGATCTCCTTTCAATCGAGAGATGA
- a CDS encoding aminotransferase class V-fold PLP-dependent enzyme — protein sequence MIYLDNAATSFPKPPAVYEGMLRFAREVGANPGRSGHRLSVDAGRIIYETRESLASLFNVRDPLRVLFSNNATGALNQALLGFLNPGDRVVTSGMEHNSVMRPLRALEAEGVRVVVVPSSSGGVFDPDDLRRALSEKTAMVVVNHGSNVNGCLQLVRDLGIIVRETGALFLVDAAQTAGCVDIDMERDYIDLLAFTGHKALYGPQGTGGLIVGEHSPLERMRPLMYGGTGSRSEFETQPEFAPDRFESGTPNTIGIAGLGEGVRFVQGTGIAAIRRHEDDLANALVDGLSSIDGVRLFAGPPGRRLSTVSFTSNAVSPGGLGLRLDEEFDILCRVGLHCSPAAHVSLGSFPDGTVRFSAGYFISHDDIAAAIDAVRVIVRKGSGA from the coding sequence ATGATCTATCTCGATAATGCGGCGACATCCTTCCCCAAGCCTCCGGCCGTTTACGAGGGCATGCTCCGTTTCGCGCGTGAAGTCGGCGCGAACCCCGGAAGGTCCGGACATCGCCTTTCCGTTGACGCGGGGCGCATCATCTACGAAACGCGCGAATCGCTCGCGTCGCTGTTCAATGTTCGCGATCCGCTGCGCGTGCTCTTCTCGAACAACGCCACCGGCGCGCTGAACCAGGCGCTGCTTGGCTTTTTAAATCCGGGCGACCGCGTGGTGACCAGCGGCATGGAGCACAATTCGGTGATGCGTCCGCTGCGCGCCCTCGAGGCGGAAGGCGTCCGGGTGGTCGTCGTCCCTTCATCCTCCGGGGGCGTTTTCGACCCCGACGATTTAAGGCGCGCGCTTTCGGAGAAGACCGCGATGGTGGTCGTCAATCACGGCTCGAACGTCAACGGCTGCCTGCAGCTGGTTCGCGATCTGGGAATTATCGTCCGCGAGACGGGGGCCCTGTTTCTCGTTGACGCGGCCCAGACGGCCGGATGCGTGGACATCGACATGGAACGCGACTACATCGACCTCCTCGCCTTTACGGGCCACAAGGCGCTGTATGGCCCGCAGGGGACGGGGGGCCTTATCGTCGGCGAGCACTCGCCTCTGGAGCGCATGCGTCCACTAATGTACGGAGGGACCGGCAGCCGCTCCGAATTCGAGACGCAGCCCGAATTCGCACCCGACCGTTTCGAGAGCGGGACGCCCAACACCATCGGTATCGCCGGGCTCGGGGAAGGGGTGCGCTTTGTCCAGGGAACGGGGATTGCGGCGATCCGCCGTCACGAAGACGACCTTGCGAACGCGCTGGTCGACGGCCTTTCCTCGATCGACGGCGTACGCCTGTTCGCCGGGCCGCCCGGCCGGCGCCTTTCGACGGTCTCGTTTACCAGTAATGCCGTGTCGCCAGGCGGGTTGGGGCTGCGGCTCGACGAGGAGTTCGACATTTTGTGCAGGGTGGGCCTTCATTGCAGTCCGGCCGCGCACGTAAGCCTCGGCAGCTTTCCGGACGGGACTGTCCGGTTCAGCGCCGGATACTTCATCTCGCACGACGATATCGCCGCGGCGATCGATGCGGTGCGCGTCATCGTGCGAAAAGGGAGCGGGGCGTGA
- a CDS encoding DUF3343 domain-containing protein translates to MNEEWCVALFHSTSLALRGERLCREEEIPVKLIPVPRNLGSDCGVCLRFHCADEVRLRAVFAAKSLEFDEIVRL, encoded by the coding sequence GTGAACGAAGAATGGTGCGTCGCGCTCTTTCACTCAACCAGCCTGGCGCTTCGAGGGGAGAGGCTGTGCCGGGAGGAAGAAATCCCCGTAAAGCTTATACCCGTTCCGCGCAATTTGGGCTCGGACTGCGGTGTATGTCTCCGTTTTCACTGCGCCGATGAAGTCCGGCTGCGTGCCGTCTTCGCGGCGAAGTCCCTCGAGTTTGACGAAATCGTCCGCCTTTAG
- a CDS encoding glycoside-pentoside-hexuronide (GPH):cation symporter yields the protein MDNGKDERLRLSTKLGFGAGDIFGGGSLVIIGFFYLYFITDVLLISPALAGIVFLISKIWDASIDPIIGVLTDRTRTRFGRRRPYFLAGVVLVSLAFSMLWYNVGFEKEWHRLAYALGSYMFFTTVHSFMMIPYFSLASELTLDYTERTSLATIRMLFSMGSSLVCAVVPFQIVKMFPDESTGFFVMAVIFGLVFGLPYLATFFLTRERREFQREPEPFSIRKTYIEPFKTPTFVNVLLMYLFTMSTMDIIMSIMMYFMTYYMGRAGETNYVLGVLLFCQIIALLIFSATSRKTGKKKAFLAAGLFFALVMAGSILITRDQPRWVIYVFSAFVGLGSGGMGIMIYSILPDVPDVDELYTGERREGIYSGVLSFLRQLSTALGIFIVSNVLAYAGFIKPIEQTIDGVKTLVKQPQSPELLLTLRLMLMLVPVVYLTVCVYNAWRYGLTRELHDRLKVFLIARRAGAVNVAEEEALKNVFERGKTGSGRRR from the coding sequence ATGGACAATGGCAAAGACGAGAGGTTGAGGCTTTCGACGAAGCTGGGTTTCGGCGCGGGCGATATCTTCGGCGGCGGATCGCTGGTTATCATCGGTTTTTTTTATTTGTATTTTATCACCGACGTACTGCTCATCTCGCCGGCTCTGGCGGGGATAGTTTTTCTCATCAGCAAAATCTGGGACGCCTCAATCGATCCGATCATCGGAGTCCTCACGGACCGTACCCGGACGCGCTTCGGCCGCAGGAGGCCGTATTTCCTGGCGGGCGTAGTCCTCGTCTCGCTCGCCTTTTCCATGCTCTGGTACAACGTCGGCTTCGAAAAGGAATGGCACCGGCTGGCTTACGCGCTGGGCTCGTACATGTTCTTCACGACGGTACATTCCTTCATGATGATCCCGTATTTCTCGCTGGCGTCGGAGCTCACGCTCGATTATACCGAGCGGACCTCCCTCGCAACCATAAGAATGCTCTTTTCGATGGGTTCATCCCTTGTCTGCGCGGTGGTCCCCTTCCAGATCGTCAAGATGTTCCCGGACGAGAGCACCGGTTTCTTCGTGATGGCCGTTATCTTCGGCCTGGTGTTCGGCCTGCCGTACCTGGCGACGTTTTTCCTGACCAGGGAGCGCAGGGAATTCCAGCGCGAACCCGAGCCGTTCAGCATCAGGAAGACCTACATCGAGCCGTTCAAGACCCCCACCTTCGTGAATGTACTGCTCATGTACCTGTTCACGATGTCGACGATGGACATCATCATGTCGATAATGATGTACTTTATGACCTATTATATGGGGCGTGCCGGTGAGACCAATTACGTGCTGGGGGTACTCCTTTTCTGTCAGATTATCGCGCTTTTAATTTTTTCCGCGACAAGCCGTAAAACAGGCAAGAAAAAAGCCTTCCTTGCCGCCGGGCTCTTCTTCGCCCTTGTAATGGCCGGAAGTATCCTGATAACCAGAGATCAGCCGCGATGGGTTATTTATGTTTTCTCCGCGTTTGTGGGGCTGGGGTCCGGGGGCATGGGGATCATGATCTATTCAATCCTGCCCGACGTCCCCGATGTGGATGAACTCTATACCGGTGAGCGCCGGGAGGGGATATATTCCGGGGTGCTTTCCTTTCTCCGGCAGCTCAGCACCGCACTGGGGATCTTCATCGTGTCGAACGTGCTTGCCTATGCCGGTTTTATAAAGCCGATCGAGCAGACGATCGACGGGGTAAAGACCCTGGTAAAGCAGCCGCAATCGCCGGAGCTTTTACTCACCCTGCGATTGATGCTTATGCTGGTGCCGGTGGTCTACCTGACCGTGTGCGTGTATAATGCCTGGCGTTACGGTCTCACGCGGGAGCTGCATGACCGGCTGAAGGTGTTTCTCATCGCCCGGCGTGCCGGAGCCGTGAACGTAGCGGAGGAGGAAGCATTGAAGAACGTCTTCGAACGCGGCAAGACCGGCTCCGGTCGAAGGAGATAG